A region from the Deinococcus sp. KSM4-11 genome encodes:
- a CDS encoding phosphohydrolase produces the protein MDDSTPPAGEIPQRRATDQKFKLSVQGGTVQDVEGRHSDAPDAPSNGRRVVEFTTPRAKLIEEANLAIRADLAAYPRALAAYDALRGDPEALACWDMANYVTMRKLGYNDHGRVHAFITGAASMAITELLLDAGVRPDLMDSGVGDADDVYLTVILGTMLHDIGNQIHRVGHEAHGVMLALPILDRIMGPLYEDPFKRTKVRSFILGAINCHDLNPPPLTLEAGITAVADGTDITKGRGRKAFSLGSVDIHSISALAVDEVVIEKGSQMPVLINVTMNNSGGIFQVEEILAPKVIRTPMRRFVELRASTRPQGDEQILSRVRLDGDHFVMDLEGGGRVEVEVKDTQKRAQEAIVAQLGVPSDSR, from the coding sequence ATGGACGACTCCACCCCACCCGCCGGCGAGATCCCGCAGCGCCGCGCCACGGATCAGAAATTCAAGTTGAGCGTGCAGGGCGGCACCGTGCAGGACGTCGAAGGCCGCCACTCCGACGCGCCGGACGCGCCCAGCAACGGCCGCCGGGTGGTGGAATTCACCACGCCCCGCGCCAAGCTGATCGAGGAGGCGAACCTGGCCATCCGCGCGGACCTTGCCGCGTACCCCCGCGCCCTGGCCGCGTACGACGCGCTGCGCGGCGACCCGGAGGCCCTGGCCTGCTGGGACATGGCGAATTACGTGACCATGCGCAAGCTCGGGTACAACGACCACGGGCGCGTCCACGCCTTCATCACGGGGGCGGCCAGTATGGCCATCACGGAACTGCTGCTCGACGCCGGCGTGAGACCGGACCTGATGGACTCCGGCGTGGGCGACGCCGACGACGTGTACCTGACCGTGATCCTGGGCACCATGCTGCACGACATCGGCAACCAGATCCACCGCGTGGGGCACGAGGCGCACGGCGTCATGCTGGCCCTCCCGATCCTCGACCGCATCATGGGGCCGCTGTACGAGGATCCGTTCAAGCGCACCAAGGTCCGGTCGTTCATCCTGGGAGCCATCAACTGCCACGACCTGAATCCGCCCCCCCTGACGCTGGAGGCCGGCATCACCGCCGTGGCGGACGGCACCGACATCACCAAGGGCCGCGGGCGCAAGGCCTTCTCGCTGGGCAGCGTGGACATCCATTCCATCAGCGCCCTGGCCGTCGATGAGGTCGTGATCGAGAAGGGCAGCCAGATGCCGGTGCTGATCAACGTTACCATGAACAACTCCGGCGGCATCTTCCAGGTCGAGGAGATCCTGGCCCCCAAGGTGATCCGCACGCCCATGCGCCGCTTCGTGGAACTGCGCGCCTCCACCCGGCCGCAGGGCGACGAGCAGATCCTGTCGCGCGTGCGCCTGGACGGCGACCACTTCGTGATGGATCTGGAGGGTGGCGGCCGGGTCGAGGTCGAGGTGAAGGACACGCAGAAGCGCGCCCAGGAGGCCATCGTGGCGCAACTGGGCGTGCCCTCCGACAGCCGCTGA